One genomic window of Deinococcus sp. QL22 includes the following:
- a CDS encoding helix-turn-helix domain-containing protein, with amino-acid sequence MGRQKQWVVKLSDDERQQLTDMTRKGVHSARVMTRARLLLLSDQGLLDQDVAKRQGVNAATVASIRRKYVEGGLQAALYEKARPKQPPKLNAQQTAILIAEVCSSPDGREKWTMQLLADRLVTLGVVDRISDETVRRTLKKTRSNRGKFKVGVSPR; translated from the coding sequence ATGGGACGCCAGAAGCAGTGGGTCGTGAAGCTGAGTGACGATGAGCGGCAACAGTTGACGGACATGACGCGCAAAGGTGTGCATAGTGCGCGGGTCATGACCCGCGCACGCTTGCTCTTACTGAGCGACCAAGGGCTTCTGGATCAGGATGTGGCGAAGCGTCAAGGTGTCAATGCGGCGACTGTGGCGTCCATTCGCAGGAAGTACGTTGAGGGCGGCCTGCAGGCCGCCCTGTATGAAAAAGCGCGTCCCAAGCAGCCTCCGAAACTGAATGCTCAGCAGACGGCGATCCTAATCGCCGAAGTCTGCTCGAGTCCCGATGGGCGGGAGAAGTGGACGATGCAACTGCTGGCAGATCGGCTGGTGACCTTGGGGGTGGTGGACAGGATCAGTGATGAAACAGTGCGGCGCACACTCAAAAAAACGCGCTCAAACCGTGGCAAGTTCAAAGTTGGTGTGTCGCCCAGGTAG
- a CDS encoding RES family NAD+ phosphorylase — protein MLVHRICKARFASRDLEPFGIGAARYGGRWNSVNELRDRRLIYTSSQLALACLEVLVHTGGVGLRSEAHVRLTFELDADAVQELPLKEVGSDWRSFSETPQSQGVGDAWYDGLTSPVLRVPSIVMPDELYSAEVGNYLIHARHPRAAQTVRLVDTVPFVVDDRLR, from the coding sequence TTGCTTGTTCACCGAATCTGCAAGGCCCGATTTGCCAGTCGTGACCTCGAGCCTTTTGGAATCGGTGCCGCCCGCTATGGTGGCCGTTGGAACTCCGTCAACGAACTGCGGGACCGGCGACTGATCTACACCAGCAGCCAGCTAGCACTCGCCTGCTTGGAAGTGCTGGTGCACACCGGCGGGGTGGGCTTACGCAGTGAAGCCCATGTCCGGCTCACCTTTGAGCTGGACGCAGACGCTGTACAGGAACTGCCCCTCAAGGAGGTTGGCAGCGATTGGCGCAGCTTCTCCGAAACACCGCAAAGCCAGGGCGTGGGCGACGCCTGGTACGACGGGCTGACCAGTCCGGTCCTGCGTGTCCCCAGCATTGTGATGCCCGACGAGCTGTACAGCGCAGAAGTCGGCAATTACCTGATTCACGCCCGGCATCCCCGCGCGGCTCAGACCGTGCGCCTAGTCGACACCGTCCCCTTCGTCGTGGATGACCGCCTTCGGTAG